Proteins from a genomic interval of Synechococcus sp. A15-28:
- the ftsZ gene encoding cell division protein FtsZ: MEMGSRTSFDATGIQPSQNAKIEVIGVGGGGSNAVNRMILSDLEGVAYRVLNTDAQALIQSQAQHRLQLGQTLTRGLGAGGNPTIGQKAAEESRTDLHDSLQGSDLVFIAAGMGGGTGTGAAPVVAEVAREVGALTVGIVTKPFGFEGRRRMRQADEGIARLAEHVDTLIVIPNDRLREAIAGAPLQEAFRSADDVLRMGVKGISDIITCPGLVNVDFADVRSVMTEAGTALLGIGIGSGRSRAVEAAQAAISSPLLETERIDGAKGCVINISGGRDMTLEDMTTASEVIYDVVDPEANIIVGAVVDEALEGEIHVTVIATGFDQGQQYRCERSGSTGLATQPLRREMEENGARIPEFLRQRQQQNTDPS, translated from the coding sequence ATGGAGATGGGGAGCAGAACATCGTTTGATGCCACGGGGATCCAGCCCAGCCAGAACGCCAAGATTGAGGTGATCGGAGTTGGCGGGGGTGGCAGCAATGCCGTCAACCGGATGATCCTCAGCGATCTGGAGGGTGTTGCCTATCGCGTGCTCAACACCGATGCCCAGGCCCTGATTCAATCCCAGGCGCAGCATCGCCTCCAACTCGGACAAACCCTCACCCGGGGACTCGGGGCCGGTGGCAACCCAACCATCGGGCAGAAGGCAGCCGAAGAATCCCGCACAGACCTGCACGACTCCCTTCAGGGTTCCGATCTGGTCTTCATCGCCGCAGGCATGGGTGGTGGCACCGGAACCGGTGCAGCACCGGTGGTCGCCGAAGTGGCCCGTGAGGTGGGCGCCCTCACCGTGGGAATCGTGACCAAGCCCTTCGGGTTCGAAGGGCGTCGCCGCATGCGCCAGGCGGACGAAGGCATCGCCCGCCTGGCAGAGCATGTGGACACACTGATCGTGATTCCCAACGATCGCCTGCGCGAAGCGATCGCCGGGGCCCCGCTTCAGGAGGCCTTCCGCAGTGCCGATGACGTGCTGCGGATGGGCGTGAAAGGCATCAGCGACATCATCACCTGCCCAGGATTGGTCAATGTCGACTTCGCCGACGTCCGCTCCGTGATGACGGAAGCGGGAACAGCACTGCTCGGCATCGGCATTGGATCCGGCCGTTCCAGGGCCGTTGAGGCGGCTCAGGCCGCCATCAGCAGTCCACTGCTGGAAACCGAGCGCATCGACGGAGCCAAGGGCTGCGTGATCAACATCAGCGGCGGCCGTGATATGACCCTCGAGGATATGACCACAGCTTCTGAGGTGATCTACGACGTGGTGGATCCTGAGGCGAACATCATCGTCGGTGCCGTCGTCGATGAGGCGCTGGAAGGTGAAATTCACGTCACCGTGATCGCCACCGGTTTTGACCAGGGTCAGCAATACCGCTGTGAGCGCAGTGGTTCCACTGGTCTTGCAACCCAACCACTTCGCCGGGAGATGGAAGAGAACGGCGCCCGGATCCCTGAATTTCTTCGTCAGCGGCAGCAACAGAACACCGATCCGTCCTGA
- the hemW gene encoding radical SAM family heme chaperone HemW produces MPYPPPPRSAYLHIPFCHRRCYYCDFAVVPLGDRVDARDGPGSRSIAEYLQLIHREIAAAPSGPPLSTVYIGGGTPSLLTADQIGALLSALRQQFGLQPGAEITLEMDPASFDQAQLVAVLAAGVNRISLGGQSFDDAVLVDLGRRHRRADLLEACHWMQAAHRDGELESWSLDLIQNLPGQTFDHWDDQLDQALASQAPHLSVYDLSVEPGTVFARRAERAQLELPEEDLAVRLMAHTSARLAAAGLSRYEISNHARPGHASRHNRVYWSGAGWWGFGMGATSAVRGERLARPRTRDAYRSWLEMPPPVANGAGMPLDDLLLVGLRRREGVVLPSSNGPALEQRWKPFLDQGLLQKRSGRWQLRDPEGMALSNRVLLEVVLWWESVQQPTSEGPPQTAAAQESRPD; encoded by the coding sequence ATGCCCTATCCACCTCCTCCCCGCAGCGCCTATCTCCACATTCCTTTCTGCCATCGCCGCTGTTACTACTGCGATTTCGCTGTGGTTCCGCTGGGGGATCGCGTGGATGCAAGGGATGGTCCGGGCAGCCGCTCCATTGCGGAGTACCTGCAGCTGATTCATCGCGAGATCGCTGCCGCTCCAAGTGGTCCACCGTTGTCGACCGTCTACATCGGTGGCGGCACTCCCTCCCTGCTGACGGCGGATCAGATCGGCGCACTGCTTTCAGCCTTGCGTCAGCAATTCGGCCTGCAGCCGGGTGCGGAAATCACCCTTGAGATGGACCCTGCCAGTTTTGATCAAGCCCAACTCGTGGCGGTGCTGGCTGCTGGGGTGAACCGCATCAGCCTGGGGGGCCAGAGCTTTGATGACGCTGTTCTGGTCGACCTTGGCCGCCGTCATCGGAGGGCTGACCTGCTGGAGGCCTGCCACTGGATGCAGGCGGCCCATCGAGACGGGGAATTGGAGAGCTGGAGCCTTGATCTGATTCAGAACCTGCCTGGCCAGACCTTTGACCACTGGGACGATCAGCTGGACCAGGCCCTTGCGTCGCAGGCGCCACATCTCTCGGTCTATGACCTGTCGGTTGAGCCTGGAACAGTCTTCGCCCGAAGAGCTGAGCGGGCGCAGCTGGAGCTGCCTGAGGAGGACCTGGCGGTGCGTTTGATGGCCCACACCAGCGCGCGGCTGGCAGCCGCTGGGCTGAGCCGATATGAGATCTCCAACCATGCCCGACCTGGACACGCCTCACGCCACAACCGGGTGTACTGGAGTGGTGCCGGCTGGTGGGGCTTTGGCATGGGCGCCACGTCGGCTGTTCGGGGGGAACGGTTGGCTCGGCCTCGAACCCGGGATGCCTATCGCAGCTGGCTGGAGATGCCTCCGCCGGTGGCGAATGGGGCCGGGATGCCACTAGACGATCTTTTGCTCGTGGGATTGCGGCGTCGGGAGGGTGTTGTCTTACCCAGCAGCAATGGTCCGGCTCTCGAGCAGCGCTGGAAACCATTTCTGGATCAGGGGCTGCTGCAGAAACGGTCCGGTCGCTGGCAACTCAGGGATCCGGAGGGGATGGCCCTCAGCAATCGGGTGCTGCTGGAGGTGGTGTTGTGGTGGGAGTCTGTTCAGCAACCCACGTCCGAAGGGCCTCCACAAACAGCTGCTGCCCAGGAATCAAGGCCGGACTGA
- the panB gene encoding 3-methyl-2-oxobutanoate hydroxymethyltransferase, with product MRPADLIRQKQNGRPITILTAWDSMSAALVEAAGADAVLVGDSLAMVALGHATTLPVTLDQMRHHTLAVSRGFNAEPSRQPLLICDLPFLSYQCGPDLAVQAAGTLLKETPAAAVKLEGAEAEVLAAIDRLVRMGIPVMGHLGLTPQAVHRLGYRRQAQDPVSQERLLNQAIALEQAGCFALVLEHVPSDLAGVVRRRLQIPVIGIGAGDDCDGQIRVTADLLGLTQQQPPFSPALIPGQQLFVEALRTWVAEQTPTTTPPPAAPDC from the coding sequence GTGCGTCCAGCTGATCTGATCCGACAGAAGCAGAACGGTCGACCGATCACGATCCTCACGGCCTGGGACAGTATGTCTGCGGCGCTGGTGGAAGCCGCTGGCGCCGATGCTGTTCTGGTGGGTGACTCCCTGGCGATGGTCGCCCTGGGCCATGCCACCACGCTGCCGGTGACGCTCGATCAGATGCGGCACCACACCCTTGCTGTGAGCCGCGGATTCAACGCAGAACCCTCGCGGCAACCGCTGCTGATCTGCGACCTTCCCTTCCTCAGCTATCAATGTGGGCCGGACCTCGCCGTACAGGCGGCAGGAACGCTGTTGAAGGAAACCCCCGCCGCCGCCGTCAAGCTCGAGGGAGCGGAGGCTGAGGTTCTGGCCGCGATCGACCGGCTGGTGCGGATGGGGATTCCCGTGATGGGCCACTTGGGGCTCACACCGCAGGCGGTGCATCGCCTCGGCTATAGGCGTCAGGCTCAAGACCCGGTCAGTCAGGAACGGCTGCTCAACCAGGCGATTGCCTTAGAGCAGGCAGGGTGCTTCGCGCTCGTGCTGGAACATGTCCCCTCGGATCTGGCAGGGGTGGTGCGTCGTCGTCTTCAGATCCCTGTGATCGGCATCGGTGCCGGAGACGACTGCGATGGCCAGATCCGCGTCACCGCAGACCTGCTCGGCCTGACGCAGCAACAGCCACCCTTCAGTCCGGCCTTGATTCCTGGGCAGCAGCTGTTTGTGGAGGCCCTTCGGACGTGGGTTGCTGAACAGACTCCCACCACAACACCACCTCCAGCAGCACCCGATTGCTGA